One Cucurbita pepo subsp. pepo cultivar mu-cu-16 chromosome LG09, ASM280686v2, whole genome shotgun sequence DNA window includes the following coding sequences:
- the LOC111801551 gene encoding LRR receptor-like serine/threonine-protein kinase FLS2 has translation MHILKWVLFGVLLAVSVAEVSTTTTTVAPVCVEEDRASLMSFKARIVQDTTDILASWTGRDCCNGDWEGVSCGTTGRVTKLQLQRPEKNSEMFMKGTLSAALGNMQFLEVIVISGMKHISGSIPESFSALSRLTQLVLEDNGLGGTIPSSLGHLSSLQILSLSGNHLRGQIPPNIGNLVNLLQLNLAKNSLSGPIPQTFKAFPSLQYFDLSFNELSGALPAHVGQFKNLTYLDVSNNQLSGPIPTAIFSLPKLLDLLLSNNRLTGTIPVQIEGLKSITTLSLSGNQLRGQIPASISKLQNLWNLNLSRNGLSNPLPTILVSSIPSLLTIDLSYNRFVFGTVPGWIRNKQLSEVHLAGCGLRGALPMFRVSDSITSIDLSDNHFTGGISNFMKNMSSLQKLKLSNNQLRFSLSELILPDVFSSLDLHSNQIYGSLSNILNRETSGFLEVIDVSNNQITGAIPEFTSGLGLKVLNIGSNKISGHIPSSISNLGELIRLDISRNQIQGTIPTSIGALKKLQWLDLSVNSLTGKLSNTLLAIPRLRHANFRANRLCGKIPQGRPLNVFPAAAYAHNLCLCGTPLPPCRKAEEWKL, from the coding sequence ATGCACATTCTGAAATGGGTCTTGTTCGGCGTGTTGCTAGCTGTGTCGGTTGCGGAGGTgtcgacgacgacgacgacggtGGCGCCTGTCTGTGTAGAGGAAGATAGAGCTTCATTGATGAGTTTCAAAGCAAGAATTGTGCAGGACACGACGGATATTCTAGCGTCGTGGACTGGCCGGGACTGCTGCAATGGCGATTGGGAAGGCGTGTCGTGTGGGACGACGGGACGAGTGACGAAGTTGCAGCTGCAAAGACCAGAGAAGAACAGTGAGATGTTCATGAAAGGAACACTCTCTGCTGCTCTTGGTAATATGCAGTTTCTTGAGGTAATTGTGATAAGTGGAATGAAGCATATTAGTGGCTCCATTCCTGAGAGCTTCTCTGCTCTATCTCGTTTGACCCAATTGGTCTTAGAGGACAATGGCCTTGGAGGAACCATCCCTTCAAGTTTAGGTCACCTGTCCTCTCTCCAGATCCTCTCTTTAAGTGGCAACCATTTGAGAGGCCAAATTCCACCCAATATAGGCAACCTTGTGAACCTTCTCCAGCTAAACTTAGCCAAGAATTCACTTTCTGGGCCAATCCCACAAACATTCAAAGCCTTTCCTAGCTTGCAGTACTTTGATCTAAGCTTCAACGAGCTCTCTGGTGCCCTCCCAGCTCATGTGGGTCAGTTCAAGAATCTCACTTACCTCGACGTCTCGAACAACCAGCTTTCCGGGCCTATCCCCACTGCCATTTTCAGCTTGCCCAAGCTTTTGGACTTGTTATTAAGCAACAACAGGCTCACAGGAACCATTCCTGTCCAAATTGAAGGCCTGAAATCCATTACAACTCTTTCACTAAGTGGCAATCAGCTAAGAGGTCAAATTCCAGCTTCCATTTCTAAGCTTCAGAATCTATGGAACCTTAATCTATCAAGAAATGGGCTCTCAAATCCATTGCCAACCATTCTTGTAAGCAGCATTCCTTCACTTTTGACAATAGATCTATCCTATAACAGGTTTGTTTTTGGGACAGTTCCTGGTTGGATCAGAAACAAGCAGCTCTCAGAGGTTCATCTAGCTGGGTGTGGACTCAGGGGAGCCCTCCCCATGTTCAGAGTATCAGATTCTATAACCTCTATAGACCTCTCAGACAATCATTTCACAGGTGGGATatcaaatttcatgaaaaacaTGTCAAGTTTGCAGAAACTCAAGCTCTCAAACAACCAGCTGAGATTCAGCCTCTCAGAACTCATATTACCAGATGTTTTCTCCTCTCTTGATCTTCactcaaatcaaatttatgGGTCACTCTCAAACATATTAAACAGAGAAACCAGTGGCTTTTTAGAGGTAATTGATGTATCAAACAACCAAATCACAGGCGCTATTCCAGAGTTCACCTCTGGCTTGGGTTTGAAGGTCCTCAACATTGGATCAAACAAGATTTCCGGTCACATTCCCAGCTCAATCTCGAACCTGGGAGAGCTAATAAGGTTAGATATCTCAAGAAATCAAATACAAGGAACAATCCCAACGAGTATTGGAGCTTTAAAGAAGCTCCAATGGTTGGATTTATCCGTCAATTCTCTCACAGGCAAATTATCAAACACCTTGTTGGCAATCCCGCGGCTTCGACATGCGAACTTCAGAGCGAACAGATTGTGCGGGAAAATCCCACAAGGGAGGCCGCTTAATGTGTTTCCAGCCGCCGCTTATGCCCATAATCTGTGTCTTTGTGGGACGCCATTGCCGCCCTGTAGAAAAGCAGAAGAATGGAAATTGTGA
- the LOC111802041 gene encoding protein ASPARTIC PROTEASE IN GUARD CELL 2-like yields the protein MNHIQILRTLNFSNGHRLVTGRKSNHTKFKLKLVHRDEIPHIHGQHQDFDERIKRDVKRVATLVRRLSRDDTDSSSVQDNGYKVANFGTGVISGMEEGSGEYFVRIGVGSPPRSQYMVIDSGSDIVWVQCQPCRQCYQQSDPVFNPAESTSYTGVSCGSAVCDRLENAGCHAGRCRYEVSYGDGSYTKGTLALETLTIGQVTVRDMAIGCGHTNQGMFIGAAGLLGLGGGSMSFVGQLGGQTGGAFSYCLVSRGIGSTGTLDFGRGAMPVGATWISLVRNPNAPSFYYIGLAGVGVGGIKVPIPEETFQLTEYGTNGVVMDTGTAVTRLPTAAYVAFRDSFTAQTSNLPRAPGVSVFDTCYNLNGFESVRVPTVSFYFSDGPVLTLPANNFLIPVDGAGTFCFAFAPSPSGLSIIGNIQQGGIQISFDGANGFVGFGPNIC from the exons ATGAATCATAt TCAAATTCTTCGTACTCTTAATTTCTCCAACGGTCACCGGTTGGTGACAGGTCGAAAATCTAACCATACTAAATTTAAGCTCAAACTTGTCCATCGAGACGAGATCCCTCACATCCATGGTCAACATCAGGATTTTGACGAGCGTATCAAAAGAGACGTCAAACGAGTTGCCACCCTTGTCCGCCGTCTATCTCGTGATGACACCGACAGCTCCAGTGTACAAGATAATGGTTACAAGGTGGCAAATTTTGGGACGGGTGTCATTTCAG GGATGGAAGAGGGGAGTGGAGAGTATTTTGTTCGGATAGGAGTTGGGAGCCCACCGAGGAGTCAATACATGGTGATTGATTCCGGTAGTGACATTGTGTGGGTTCAATGTCAACCTTGTAGGCAATGCTATCAACAGTCCGATCCCGTTTTCAACCCGGCCGAGTCCACTTCGTATACCGGTGTCTCATGTGGCTCGGCTGTTTGCGACCGACTCGAGAACGCTGGCTGCCATGCTGGACGGTGTAGGTATGAGGTATCGTATGGTGATGGGTCTTACACTAAAGGCACTCTCGCCCTCGAAACTCTCACTATCGGCCAG GTCACGGTTCGTGACATGGCTATCGGGTGCGGTCATACCAACCAAGGAATGTTCATTGGAGCTGCTGGGCTACTCGGTCTCGGTGGTGGTTCAATGTCATTTGTTGGCCAACTTGGCGGTCAGACCGGTGGCGCATTTAGCTATTGTTTGGTGAGTCGAGGTATCGGCTCGACCGGGACATTAGACTTCGGCCGCGGAGCAATGCCGGTTGGTGCCACGTGGATCTCCTTGGTTCGAAACCCCAATGCCCCAAGCTTCTACTACATCGGACTAGCCGGCGTCGGTGTCGGAGGCATCAAAGTTCCAATACCAGAAGAAACTTTCCAGCTCACCGAGTACGGAACCAACGGCGTCGTAATGGACACCGGCACCGCCGTAACACGGTTACCAACAGCAGCCTACGTGGCATTCCGTGATTCGTTCACAGCCCAAACCAGCAACCTACCACGAGCGCCCGGAGTTTCGGTTTTCGACACGTGTTACAATCTCAACGGCTTCGAGTCCGTACGAGTACCAACGGTGTCGTTTTACTTCTCCGACGGCCCGGTGCTGACGCTTCCAGCGAATAACTTTCTTATTCCGGTCGACGGCGCCGGAACTTTCTGCTTCGCTTTTGCTCCGTCGCCGTCGGGACTTTCCATAATCGGAAACATCCAACAGGGAGggattcaaatttcatttgatGGGGCTAATGGGTTTGTTGGATTTGGCCCAAATATTTGCTAA
- the LOC111802042 gene encoding protein ASPARTIC PROTEASE IN GUARD CELL 2-like yields the protein MLLKLHFSLLLFFSVSVVFGSRSSPVEFQYLNVKSSKFDVDDSQILRTLNFSNGHRLVTGRKSNHTKFKLKLVHRDEIPHIHGQHQDFDERIKRDVKRVATLVRRLSRDDTDSSSVQDNGYKVANFGTGVISGMEEGSGEYFVRIGVGSPPRSQYMVIDSGSDIVWVQCQPCRQCYQQSDPVFNPAESTSYTGVSCGSAVCDRLENAGCHAGRCRYEVSYGDGSYTKGTLALETLTIGQVTVRDMAIGCGHTNQGMFIGAAGLLGLGGGSMSFVGQLGGQTGGAFSYCLVSRGIGSTGTLDFGRGAMPVGATWISLVRNPNAPSFYYIGLAGVGVGGIKVPIPEETFQLTEYGTNGVVMDTGTAVTRLPTAAYVAFRDSFTAQTSNLPRAPGVSVFDTCYNLNGFESVRVPTVSFYFSDGPVLTLPANNFLIPVDGAGTFCFAFAPSPSGLSIIGNIQQGGIQISFDGANGFVGFGPNIC from the exons ATGCTCCTAAAACTtcacttttctcttcttctcttcttctcggTCTCCGTCGTCTTTGGCAGCCGATCTTCTCCGGTCGAGTTTCAATATCTAAATGTCAAATCGAGCAAGTTCGATGTCGACGATAGTCAAATTCTTCGTACTCTTAATTTCTCCAACGGTCACCGGTTGGTGACAGGTCGAAAATCTAACCATACTAAATTTAAGCTCAAACTTGTCCATCGAGACGAGATCCCTCACATCCATGGTCAACATCAGGATTTTGACGAGCGTATCAAAAGAGACGTCAAACGAGTTGCCACCCTTGTCCGCCGTCTATCTCGTGATGACACCGACAGCTCCAGTGTACAAGATAATGGTTACAAGGTGGCAAATTTTGGGACGGGTGTCATTTCAG GGATGGAAGAGGGGAGTGGAGAGTATTTTGTTCGGATAGGAGTTGGGAGCCCACCGAGGAGTCAATACATGGTGATTGATTCCGGTAGTGACATTGTGTGGGTTCAATGTCAACCTTGTAGGCAATGCTATCAACAGTCCGATCCCGTTTTCAACCCGGCCGAGTCCACTTCGTATACCGGTGTCTCATGTGGCTCGGCTGTTTGCGACCGACTCGAGAACGCTGGCTGCCATGCTGGACGGTGTAGGTATGAGGTATCGTATGGTGATGGGTCTTACACTAAAGGCACTCTCGCCCTCGAAACTCTCACTATCGGCCAG GTCACGGTTCGTGACATGGCTATCGGGTGCGGTCATACCAACCAAGGAATGTTCATTGGAGCTGCTGGGCTACTCGGTCTCGGTGGTGGTTCAATGTCATTTGTTGGCCAACTTGGCGGTCAGACCGGTGGCGCATTTAGCTATTGTTTGGTGAGTCGAGGTATCGGCTCGACCGGGACATTAGACTTCGGCCGCGGAGCAATGCCGGTTGGTGCCACGTGGATCTCCTTGGTTCGAAACCCCAATGCCCCAAGCTTCTACTACATCGGACTAGCCGGCGTCGGTGTCGGAGGCATCAAAGTTCCAATACCAGAAGAAACTTTCCAGCTCACCGAGTACGGAACCAACGGCGTCGTAATGGACACCGGCACCGCCGTAACACGGTTACCAACAGCAGCCTACGTGGCATTCCGTGATTCGTTCACAGCCCAAACCAGCAACCTACCACGAGCGCCCGGAGTTTCGGTTTTCGACACGTGTTACAATCTCAACGGCTTCGAGTCCGTACGAGTACCAACGGTGTCGTTTTACTTCTCCGACGGCCCGGTGCTGACGCTTCCAGCGAATAACTTTCTTATTCCGGTCGACGGCGCCGGAACTTTCTGCTTCGCTTTTGCTCCGTCGCCGTCGGGACTTTCCATAATCGGAAACATCCAACAGGGAGggattcaaatttcatttgatGGGGCTAATGGGTTTGTTGGATTTGGCCCAAATATTTGCTAA